Proteins from one Panicum virgatum strain AP13 chromosome 7K, P.virgatum_v5, whole genome shotgun sequence genomic window:
- the LOC120642890 gene encoding uncharacterized protein LOC120642890, with the protein MSHMANKLKTMDMPLPEKFIVQLVFKSLPKAFEAFHVNYNAFPEDWGIDKLIGMCVQEEDRLKNSNGGELAFQVQHKKKNFQNKNFQHNKRPFPPGKNQHESGPSRPPPQKDWENFPVEQDQCLKCKKRGHYKRDCPEFLKELLRKGIKYEEDPAKRRKKN; encoded by the exons ATGAGCCACATGGCCAACAAGCTTAAGACAATGGACATGCCTTTGCCAGAAAAGTTCATTGTTCAGCTGGTCTTCAAGTCACTACCAAAGGCGTTTGAGGCATTTCATGTCAACTATAACGCTTTTCCAGAAGATTGGGGCATTGACAAGCTGATTGGCATGTGTGTTCAAGAAGAAGATCGCCTTAAGAACTCCAATGGTGGTGAGCTTGCTTTTCAAGTTCAACACAAGAAAAAGAATTTTCAGAATAAGAACTTCCAGCATAACAAGAGACCTTTCCCACCTGGCAAGAATCAGCATGAGAGTGGTCCTTCCAGACCACCTCCACAGAAAGACTGGGAAAATTTTCCAGTTGaacaagaccagtgcctgaagtgcAAAAAGAGAGGGCACTACAAGAGGGACTGCCCAGAATTCCTGAAAGAGTTGTTAAGAAAGG ggatcaAGTATGAGGaggaccctgccaagaggcgcaAGAAGAATTAA